From one Pseudomonas sp. B21-048 genomic stretch:
- a CDS encoding SDR family oxidoreductase, with amino-acid sequence MSRTQLFDLDGKIAFVSGASRGIGEAIAKLLAQQGAHVIVSSRKLEGCQHVADAINAAGGKATAIACHIGEMEQITQVFVGIREQFGRLDILVNNAVTNPQFCNVLDTDLGAFQKTVDVNIRGYFFMSVEAGKLMREHGGGSIINVASINGISPGIFQGIYSVTKAAVINMTKVFAKECAQFGIRCNALLPGLTDTQFASTLVKNDAILKTALQQIPLKRVADPSEMAGAVLYLASDASSYTTGVSLNVDGGFLS; translated from the coding sequence ATGTCCAGGACTCAGTTGTTCGACCTCGACGGCAAGATCGCTTTCGTCTCAGGCGCCAGCCGCGGTATCGGTGAAGCCATCGCCAAACTGCTGGCGCAGCAAGGTGCCCACGTCATCGTCTCAAGCCGCAAACTCGAAGGCTGCCAGCACGTCGCTGACGCAATCAACGCCGCCGGCGGCAAGGCCACCGCAATCGCCTGCCACATCGGTGAAATGGAACAGATCACCCAAGTCTTCGTCGGCATTCGCGAACAGTTCGGGCGCCTGGACATTCTGGTCAACAACGCCGTGACCAATCCGCAGTTCTGCAACGTCCTGGACACCGACCTCGGCGCCTTCCAGAAAACCGTCGACGTGAACATTCGTGGCTACTTCTTCATGTCGGTGGAAGCCGGCAAGCTGATGCGCGAACACGGCGGCGGCAGCATCATCAACGTTGCCTCGATCAACGGTATCTCGCCGGGGATCTTCCAGGGCATCTACTCGGTGACCAAGGCAGCGGTGATCAACATGACCAAAGTCTTCGCCAAGGAGTGTGCGCAGTTTGGCATCCGTTGCAACGCGCTGCTGCCAGGGCTGACCGACACCCAATTCGCTTCGACGCTGGTGAAGAACGACGCCATCCTGAAAACCGCGCTGCAGCAGATTCCGCTCAAGCGTGTGGCGGATCCGAGTGAAATGGCCGGTGCGGTGTTGTACCTGGCGAGTGATGCTTCGAGCTACACGACTGGGGTTTCGTTGAATGTGGATGGCGGGTTCTTGTCCTGA
- a CDS encoding Zn-dependent hydrolase, producing MNAAIDVLQSTHQHINRDRLWQSLMDLAKLGATVKGGVCRLALTDLDRQARDIFVNWCEEAGCTVSIDAVGNIFARRPGRNPNLPPVMTGSHIDTQPTGGKFDGCFGVLAGVEVLRTLNDLGVETEAPLEVVVWTNEEGSRFAPCMMGSGVFAEKFTLEETLAKVDAEGVTVGEALNAIGYAGLRKVSGHAVGAYFEAHIEQGPILEDEHKTIGVVMGALGQKWFDLKLRGVEAHAGPTPMHLRKDALVGASVIVGAVNRAALGHQPHACGTVGCLQAYPGSRNVIPGEVRMTLDFRHLEPARLDSMIAEVREVIETTCEEHGLTFELTPTADFPPLYFDKDCVEAVRGAAQGLGLSHMDIVSGAGHDAIFLAELGPAGMIFVPCEGGISHNEIENAAPDDLAAGCAVLLRAMLAASDAIASGELAV from the coding sequence CTCGGTGCCACGGTCAAGGGCGGCGTCTGCCGGCTGGCCCTGACCGACCTCGACCGCCAGGCCCGGGACATTTTCGTGAACTGGTGCGAGGAAGCCGGCTGCACCGTTAGCATCGACGCGGTCGGCAACATCTTCGCCCGGCGTCCGGGGCGCAACCCGAACCTGCCGCCGGTGATGACTGGCAGCCACATCGACACTCAACCCACCGGCGGCAAGTTCGACGGCTGCTTCGGCGTGCTGGCCGGGGTCGAAGTCTTGCGCACCCTCAATGACCTGGGCGTGGAAACCGAAGCGCCGCTGGAAGTGGTGGTCTGGACCAACGAAGAAGGCTCGCGCTTCGCCCCGTGCATGATGGGCTCTGGCGTGTTCGCGGAAAAATTCACCCTCGAAGAAACCCTGGCCAAGGTCGATGCCGAGGGCGTAACCGTCGGCGAAGCCTTGAATGCCATTGGCTATGCCGGCCTGCGCAAAGTCAGTGGCCACGCCGTCGGTGCGTATTTCGAAGCCCACATCGAGCAAGGCCCGATTCTTGAGGACGAACACAAAACCATCGGCGTGGTCATGGGCGCCCTCGGGCAGAAATGGTTCGACCTGAAACTGCGTGGCGTCGAAGCCCACGCCGGCCCGACACCGATGCACCTGCGCAAGGATGCTCTGGTCGGCGCCTCGGTGATCGTCGGCGCGGTCAATCGCGCCGCCCTCGGCCATCAACCCCACGCTTGCGGCACCGTCGGCTGCCTGCAAGCCTACCCCGGCTCGCGCAACGTGATTCCCGGCGAAGTGCGCATGACCCTGGATTTCCGTCATCTGGAACCGGCGCGACTCGATTCAATGATCGCCGAAGTTCGCGAGGTCATCGAAACCACCTGCGAGGAACACGGCCTGACGTTCGAACTGACCCCGACCGCCGATTTTCCGCCACTGTACTTCGACAAGGATTGCGTCGAAGCAGTACGCGGTGCCGCACAAGGATTGGGTTTGTCGCACATGGACATCGTCAGCGGAGCAGGGCACGACGCGATCTTCCTCGCCGAACTCGGCCCGGCCGGGATGATCTTTGTGCCTTGCGAAGGCGGCATCAGCCACAACGAAATCGAAAACGCCGCGCCGGACGACCTGGCTGCCGGCTGTGCGGTGTTGTTGCGGGCGATGCTGGCGGCTTCGGATGCGATTGCCAGTGGTGAACTTGCGGTCTGA
- a CDS encoding 2-hydroxyacid dehydrogenase, translated as MTATVLVLVETINEYLPILERQGFYLILAPTPSERAEAIARQGGQIDAVLTRGPLGLHANEIAALPNLKIICVIGAGYEHVDLQAAADRGITVTNGAGVNASSVADHAMALLLALVRDIPRADAAVRRGEWPKIMRPSLAGKRLGILGLGAVGIAIAKRAANGFDMSVSYHNRQHRSDVPYSFCSTPVELARHSDFLIIAAPGGLGTQHLINRQVLDALGPDGFIVNIARASVIVTADLISALERRRIAGAALDVFDNEPQVPDALKRLANVILTPHVAGLSPEATQGTVELVGKNLTAFFSGQPVLTPIALPPPTAATRHNP; from the coding sequence ATGACCGCAACTGTTCTGGTACTGGTTGAAACCATCAATGAATACCTGCCGATTCTCGAACGTCAGGGGTTTTATCTGATCCTCGCCCCGACCCCGTCCGAGCGCGCCGAAGCCATTGCCCGACAGGGCGGTCAGATCGATGCGGTGCTGACGCGCGGCCCATTGGGCCTGCACGCCAATGAAATTGCCGCCCTGCCCAATCTCAAAATCATCTGCGTGATCGGCGCCGGCTACGAGCATGTCGACTTGCAAGCCGCCGCCGACCGCGGCATCACCGTCACCAATGGGGCCGGCGTCAATGCCTCTTCTGTCGCCGACCATGCCATGGCGTTGCTGCTGGCACTGGTGCGGGATATCCCTCGGGCCGATGCTGCCGTGCGTCGGGGCGAGTGGCCGAAAATCATGCGCCCTTCCCTGGCCGGCAAACGCCTGGGCATCCTCGGCCTTGGGGCCGTCGGCATCGCGATCGCCAAACGGGCCGCCAACGGCTTCGACATGAGCGTGAGCTACCACAACCGCCAGCATCGCAGCGACGTACCCTATAGCTTCTGCTCGACACCGGTCGAACTGGCACGCCACTCGGATTTCCTGATCATTGCCGCACCCGGCGGGCTCGGCACCCAACACTTGATCAACAGGCAGGTACTCGACGCTTTGGGGCCCGACGGATTTATCGTCAACATCGCGCGGGCCAGCGTGATCGTCACGGCAGACCTGATCAGCGCGCTGGAACGGCGACGGATCGCCGGTGCCGCGCTGGATGTCTTCGATAACGAACCCCAGGTGCCGGACGCTCTGAAGAGGTTGGCCAACGTAATTCTGACCCCGCATGTCGCCGGATTGTCCCCGGAAGCCACCCAAGGCACCGTGGAACTGGTCGGCAAGAACCTGACGGCGTTTTTTTCCGGTCAACCGGTCCTGACCCCGATTGCTTTACCACCGCCGACGGCAGCCACCCGGCACAATCCCTAA
- a CDS encoding phosphotransferase family protein, with translation MALTDQSTRIRSGEELDASLIDPYLKAHIPGLSGLPTISQFPGGASNLTYLLEYPEQEFVLRRPPFGHKAKSAHDMGREFRILNQLRDCFPYCPKAYVHCTDESLIGAEFYVMERLKGIILRAELPPELGLDSAKTETLCKSFIDKFVELHQVDYKACGLGDLGKPEGYVARQIKGWSERYEKALTPDAPKWEAVKAWLNDKMPADHPTSSIVHNDYRFDNVILDPENPMQIIGVLDWELTTLGDPLMDLGNTLAYWIEADDPAPVQLMRRQPSHAPGMLTRREFVDYYAERAGIQIDNFDFYYTYGLFRLAGIVQQIYYRFFQGQTQDKRFAQFIHMNTLLEQMSLQVISKSSL, from the coding sequence ATGGCGCTTACTGATCAGTCCACCCGTATCCGCTCCGGCGAAGAACTCGATGCCAGCCTGATCGATCCGTACCTCAAGGCGCACATTCCTGGCCTGAGCGGTTTGCCGACAATCAGCCAGTTTCCGGGCGGTGCGTCGAACCTGACTTACCTGCTGGAATACCCCGAACAGGAATTCGTCCTGCGTCGGCCACCGTTCGGTCACAAGGCCAAGTCTGCCCATGACATGGGCCGCGAATTTCGCATTCTCAATCAGCTGCGGGACTGTTTCCCTTATTGCCCCAAAGCCTACGTGCACTGCACCGACGAATCGCTAATCGGCGCCGAGTTTTATGTGATGGAACGGCTCAAGGGCATCATCCTGCGCGCCGAACTGCCGCCGGAACTGGGCCTTGATTCAGCGAAGACCGAAACCCTGTGCAAAAGCTTCATCGACAAGTTCGTGGAACTGCATCAGGTCGACTACAAGGCCTGTGGCTTGGGCGACCTCGGCAAACCCGAAGGTTATGTCGCGCGACAAATCAAAGGCTGGAGCGAGCGCTACGAAAAGGCCCTGACCCCGGATGCGCCGAAGTGGGAAGCGGTCAAGGCCTGGCTCAATGACAAAATGCCAGCCGATCACCCGACATCGAGCATCGTCCACAATGATTACCGCTTCGACAACGTGATCCTCGACCCCGAGAACCCGATGCAGATCATCGGCGTGCTGGATTGGGAGCTGACCACCCTCGGCGACCCGCTGATGGACTTGGGCAACACCCTCGCCTACTGGATCGAAGCCGACGACCCGGCGCCGGTGCAATTGATGCGCCGCCAGCCAAGCCATGCCCCCGGCATGCTGACCCGCCGTGAGTTCGTCGATTACTACGCCGAGCGCGCGGGCATCCAGATCGACAATTTCGACTTCTACTACACCTACGGCCTGTTCCGTCTGGCCGGCATCGTGCAGCAGATCTACTACCGCTTCTTCCAGGGTCAGACCCAGGACAAACGCTTCGCACAGTTCATTCACATGAACACACTGCTGGAGCAGATGAGCCTGCAAGTCATCTCGAAATCCAGCCTCTGA
- a CDS encoding DUF1652 domain-containing protein: MICLTQLRMQLERSFSPLACECALTGGNSLTVKLYHPTTGQVDLVVSGLSVATLRTPEALAGLIEELRYELESSGLHRSSAL; encoded by the coding sequence ATGATTTGTTTGACGCAATTGCGTATGCAACTGGAACGGAGTTTTTCCCCATTGGCCTGTGAGTGTGCGCTCACAGGGGGTAATTCGTTGACGGTGAAGCTTTATCATCCGACTACGGGACAGGTGGATCTGGTCGTCAGTGGGTTGAGTGTGGCGACACTCCGCACGCCAGAGGCGCTGGCGGGGCTGATTGAAGAGTTGCGCTATGAGCTTGAAAGTAGCGGCCTGCATCGGTCCAGCGCTTTATAG
- a CDS encoding helix-turn-helix transcriptional regulator translates to MSQDVLTTETNRRQLQQIIAGLSEGVILLELDQTILWANDAALAMHGVSRIGELGANAQEYVNRFALRYRNNHPVATQNYPISRVARGEVFSDVLVELTPVENDERTWVHSVRSMVLADRAGEPESWVLIMNDVTEWASAEQRFEKTFNANPAPAVICRLSDLRYIKVNQGFLEMTGYARDQVIGVSTYELDVLERAENKDLAKQCLRDGATIPQMQAELQLPDGGSKQVIVAGQPLELNDEDCMLFSFVDMELRHKAEIALRQSEEQFAKAFRLTPVPILVCSADDQVVMDVNEAFLDTLAYLSEEVVGKTVAQLGFIDDAQARTRLFAALEKTGRVDRIDVRVRRKDTGSIDCAVSADTVNIRDGTCYLLVLMDITERKRTELELVSAIEEVMKDASWFSRTLIEKLANVKNVNSPQLPSVSFTDLTARERDVLGLICEGLADKEIAARLKLAPNTVRNHVSTVYSKLDVHSRSEAIVWARERGLFSGESRSKGGS, encoded by the coding sequence ATGAGCCAGGACGTCCTGACCACCGAAACCAATCGCCGTCAGTTGCAGCAGATCATCGCCGGCCTGTCCGAGGGGGTGATTCTGCTGGAGCTCGACCAGACCATTCTCTGGGCCAATGACGCCGCGCTGGCCATGCACGGCGTCAGTCGGATCGGTGAGCTGGGCGCCAATGCCCAGGAGTACGTGAATCGGTTTGCCTTGCGCTATCGCAACAATCACCCGGTAGCGACGCAGAATTATCCCATCAGCCGTGTTGCCCGCGGCGAGGTGTTCAGCGATGTGCTGGTTGAATTGACACCGGTGGAAAACGACGAGCGCACCTGGGTCCACAGCGTGCGCAGCATGGTACTTGCCGACCGCGCTGGCGAGCCGGAGTCTTGGGTGCTGATCATGAACGACGTCACCGAATGGGCCAGCGCCGAGCAGCGTTTCGAAAAGACCTTCAATGCCAACCCCGCCCCGGCAGTGATCTGTCGCCTCAGCGATTTGCGCTACATCAAAGTCAATCAGGGTTTCCTGGAAATGACCGGCTATGCCCGAGATCAGGTGATCGGCGTTTCGACCTATGAACTGGACGTACTGGAGCGTGCGGAAAACAAGGATCTGGCCAAGCAGTGTTTGCGTGACGGGGCAACCATTCCGCAGATGCAGGCCGAACTGCAATTGCCCGACGGTGGCAGCAAACAAGTGATCGTTGCCGGGCAACCGCTTGAGCTCAACGATGAAGATTGCATGCTGTTTTCTTTCGTCGACATGGAGCTGCGGCACAAGGCTGAAATTGCCCTGCGCCAGAGCGAAGAACAGTTCGCCAAAGCTTTTCGCCTCACCCCGGTGCCGATTCTGGTGTGCAGTGCCGACGATCAAGTGGTGATGGATGTCAACGAAGCTTTTCTCGATACCCTCGCGTACCTCAGTGAAGAGGTGGTCGGCAAGACCGTGGCGCAACTCGGTTTCATTGATGATGCGCAGGCCCGAACGCGACTGTTTGCGGCCCTGGAGAAAACCGGGCGCGTTGATCGCATTGATGTCAGGGTGCGCAGGAAGGACACCGGATCGATCGATTGCGCGGTCTCGGCGGACACCGTAAACATTCGAGACGGCACTTGTTATCTGCTGGTGTTGATGGACATTACTGAGCGCAAACGCACCGAGCTGGAACTGGTCTCGGCGATCGAAGAGGTGATGAAGGATGCTTCCTGGTTCAGCCGCACGCTGATCGAAAAACTGGCCAATGTGAAGAACGTCAATTCGCCGCAGTTGCCCAGTGTGTCGTTCACCGACCTGACCGCCCGGGAGCGCGATGTGCTCGGCCTGATCTGTGAAGGCTTGGCCGACAAGGAAATCGCCGCGCGCCTGAAACTGGCGCCTAATACGGTGCGCAATCATGTTTCGACGGTGTATTCCAAACTCGACGTGCACAGCCGGAGTGAGGCGATAGTATGGGCCCGCGAACGGGGTTTGTTCTCCGGCGAGAGCCGTTCCAAGGGTGGAAGTTAA